From Theileria orientalis strain Shintoku DNA, chromosome 4, complete genome, the proteins below share one genomic window:
- a CDS encoding uncharacterized protein (Longin-like domain containing protein): MSILSTGLASDMKILVSRQHIPFTREQIESCFSNFLRLIENKSEFGKSKGFIGGDHTFVESNKHRFLYQSVDEYYVFVMTTLESNIIEDLVLLKTLVEIVQNLVKPQINESNILANIFDILFYMDELVSNNRGESLTFDQIKVYIEMDSYDEKMYKMLEKTKVREEEKRRELSSKMEKRRQLDRLFVDPSYQMAHSNAQEQPPVVQEPKIQLQDTNQIQARNLSAINTIKKLKEKETAKVVKGEAPVVVQIIETCNGNLHLDGDVDSLDVQGELVITVFEEQAQSASLQLSPNAGIKMKYHPMVDKKMVTKSKIEFQNGFNLGQQLSVMKWKYKLSEDNFPLSVTCWPSEGASETAVVVEITNNSELNFTDMTFQVLHSRFDNIKVNYNEGGTFETNADSLNWLIPSLGGMESVKLEFITTTDLNNILPFSLVATSPESISNVKSALKKIVVSPFHISLKRNPVYQSLSENEY, translated from the exons atgagtaTACTCAGTACTGGATTGGCTTCAGATATGAAGATTTTGGTCTCTCGCCAACATATTCCGTTCACCAGAGAACAGATTGAATCCTGCTTCTCGAATTTCTTGAGACTGATAGAAAACAAAAGTGAGTTTGGTAAAAGTAAAGGATTCATAGGTGGAGACCACACTTTCGTAGAGAGCAACAAGCACCGCTTTCTATACCAATCAGTGGACGAATATTACGTGTTCGTGATGACGACGCTGGAATCGAATATAATAGAAGACCTGGTTCTGCTAAAGACTCTGGTGGAAATAGTTCAG AACTTGGTGAAACcacaaataaatgaatCGAACATACTCGCGAATATATTTGACATACTGTTCTACATGGACGAATTAGTTAGTAATAACAGAGGAGAAAGCCTGACGTTTGATCAAATAAAGGTGTACATAGAGATGGACTCGTACGATGAGAAGATGTACAAGATGCTGGAGAAGACGAAGGTGCGCGAGGAGGAAAAGAGAAGAGAATTGTCGTCGAAAATGGAAAAGAGAAGACAGCTGGATCGGCTGTTTGTGGACCCATCGTATCAAATGGCACACTCAAACGCACAGGAGCAGCCGCCAGTGGTACAAGAGCCGAAGATACAATTACAA GATACAAATCAAATTCAGGCTCGTAATCTGTCAGCAATAAACACaataaagaagctgaaggagaaggagacAGCTAAAGTGGTGAAGGGAGAGGCGCCAGTAGTAGtacaaataatagaaaCCTGTAACGGGAATTTGCACCTAGACGGAG ACGTGGACTCGTTGGATGTGCAAGGAGAGTTGGTGATAACAGTATTTGAAGAACAGGCACAATCGGCATCACTACAG TTGTCGCCTAATGCTGgaattaaaatgaagtaTCACCCGATGGTCGACAAGAAAATGGTAACTAAGTCGAAGATAGAGTTTCAAAACGGATTTAATCTTGGCCAGCAACTGTCAGTAATGAAGTGGaagtataaattatcaGAG GATAACTTCCCACTGAGTGTGACGTGTTGGCCGAGCGAAGGAGCGAGTGAGACGGCAGTGGTGGTGGAAATAACGAACAACTCGGAACTGAACTTCACGGACATGACATTCCAGGTGCTGCACTCGCGCTTTGACAACATCAAGGTCAACTACAACGAGGGAGGGACCTTTGAGACGAACGCGGACTCGCTGAACTGGCTGATACCGAGTCTCGGAGGCATGGAGTCGGTCAAGTTGGAGTTCATAACAACCACGGACCTGAATAACATACTGCCGTTCTCACTGGTGGCAACGTCGCCGGAATCGATATCTAATGTGAAG AGTGCTCTGAAAAAAATAGTGGTGAGCCCATTTCACATCTCGCTAAAACGCAATCCTGTATATCAATCACTATCGGAGAATGAGTATTAA